In Nicotiana tabacum cultivar K326 chromosome 2, ASM71507v2, whole genome shotgun sequence, the following proteins share a genomic window:
- the LOC107789537 gene encoding putative F-box protein At4g22060 yields MPRTVSSLHNPPLDILAPLPSMASWAELPHDLIPVIAKRIKVMEDFIAFGAVCTSCRTAATKDNFDLLSPQLPLLMLADRDDDYREFYSLSKEKVSRIFLPEARGRECFLSEGWLFTMSCNGEFNLLHPFSRNQIQLPSRQALSDFEGLDEVPKGQIYRCIDKAILSANPSHTSDYVLVISYFNFSNCLAFWRPGDLNWTNIDTRNFGGAVATMNYYKGQFFAVFYTGEVRVFDVAGPSIAQPIVKSHFLVRLKDKIFDEASVQFYLVELQGALLLVTRFAHHNEEEDGYDTFKFKLSELDVIKRELRDINDLGDSTIFLGRNGASSIDSSKFKGVKPNHIYFTDDWVEEFNYVKGGGGRDMGAYDLEDGKIESFYPGLSLSRICPPTWVIPSFR; encoded by the coding sequence ATGCCCCGAACTGTTTCTAGCCTACACAATCCTCCTCTTGATATTCTTGCTCCTCTTCCATCCATGGCGAGCTGGGCAGAATTGCCGCACGATCTCATTCCTGTGATCGCAAAGCGTATTAAAGTGATGGAAGATTTCATTGCTTTTGGTGCTGTTTGTACCTCATGTCGAACTGCTGCCACTAAGGATAATTTTGATTTGCTTTCTCCCCAACTTCCGTTGCTTATGCTGGCTGATAGAGATGATGATTATCGAGAATTTTACTCTCTGTCCAAGGAAAAAGTTTCACGCATATTTCTCCCAGAAGCTAGAGGGCGAGAGTGTTTTCTATCAGAGGGGTGGCTGTTTACCATGTCATGTAATGGTGAGTTTAACTTGTTGCATCCTTTCTCCCGTAACCAAATTCAACTTCCTTCACGACAAGCCTTAAGTGATTTTGAGGGTCTCGACGAAGTACCTAAAGGACAAATCTATCGCTGTATAGACAAAGCTATCTTATCTGCCAATCCTTCTCATACATCAGATTATGTACTGGTGATTTCCTATTTTAATTTTAGTAACTGCTTGGCTTTTTGGCGACCTGGAGACCTCAACTGGACTAATATTGACACTAGAAATTTCGGGGGCGCAGTCGCTACTATGAATTATTATAAGGGTCAATTTTTTGCTGTCTTTTACACTGGTGAAGTTAGGGTTTTTGACGTTGCAGGGCCTAGTATTGCTCAACCAATTGTAAAGTCGCACTTTCTTGTACGGCTTAAAGATAAGATCTTTGATGAAGCGTCAGTCCAGTTCTATCTAGTTGAGTTGCAAGGTGCACTATTACTTGTTACCCGGTTTGCCCATcataatgaagaagaagatggttATGATACTTTTAAATTTAAACTATCTGAACTAGATGTAATAAAACGTGAATTGAGGGACATCAACGACTTGGGAGATTCAACAATTTTTTTGGGCCGTAATGGAGCAAGTTCTATTGACTCTTCGAAGTTTAAAGGAGTCAAGCCTAATCACATATATTTTACTGATGATTGGGTTGAGGAATTTAACTACGTGAAAGGTGGTGGTGGAAGGGATATGGGAGCTTACGATCTTGAAGATGGAAAAATCGAATCTTTTTATCCTGGATTATCACTAAGTCGTATTTGCCCGCCAACTTGGGTCATACCGTCATTCAGATAA